One Budorcas taxicolor isolate Tak-1 chromosome 13, Takin1.1, whole genome shotgun sequence DNA window includes the following coding sequences:
- the ITGB1 gene encoding integrin beta-1 isoform X1, translating into MHLQLIFWIGLISSVCCVFGQADENRCLKANAKSCGECIQAGPNCGWCTNSTFLQEGMPTSARCDDLEALKKKGCHPNDIENPRGSKDIKKNKNVTNRSKGTAEKLQPEDITQIQPQQLVLQLRSGEPQTFTLKFKRAEDYPIDLYYLMDLSYSMKDDLENVKSLGTDLMNEMRRITSDFRIGFGSFVEKTVMPYISTTPAKLRNPCTNEQNCTSPFSYKNVLSLTDKGEVFNELVGKQRISGNLDSPEGGFDAIMQVAVCGSLIGWRNVTRLLVFSTDAGFHFAGDGKLGGIVLPNDGQCHLENDVYTMSHYYDYPSIAHLVQKLSENNIQTIFAVTEEFQPVYKELKNLIPKSAVGTLSANSSNVIQLIIDAYNSLSSEVILENSKLPEGVTINYKSYCKNGVNGTGENGRKCSNISIGDEVQFEISITANKCPNKNSETIKIKPLGFTEEVEIILQFICECECQSEGIPGSPKCHDGNGTFECGACRCNEGRVGRHCECSTDEVNSEDMDAYCRKENSSEICSNNGECVCGQCVCRKRDNTNEIYSGKFCECDNFNCDRSNGLICGGNGVCKCRVCECNPNYTGSACDCSLDTTSCMAVNGQICNGRGVCECGACKCTDPKFQGPTCEMCQTCLGVCAEHKECVQCRAFNKGEKKDTCAQECSHFNITKVENRDKLPQPGQVDPLSHCKEKDVDDCWFYFTYSVNGNNEATVHVVETPECPTGPDIIPIVAGVVAGIVLIGLALLLIWKLLMIIHDRREFAKFEKEKMNAKWDTQENPIYKSPINNFKNPNYGRKAGL; encoded by the exons ATGCATTTACAACTGATTTTCTGGATTGGATTGATCAGTTCAGTTTGCTGTGTGTTTGGCCAAGCAG atGAAAATAGGTGTTTGAAAGCAAATGCCAAGTCATGTGGGGAGTGTATACAAGCAGGGCCAAATTGTGGATGGTGCACAAATTCA ACATTTTTACAAGAAGGTATGCCTACATCTGCTCGATGTGATGATTTagaagccttaaaaaagaagggctGTCATCCAAATGACATTGAAAATCCCAGAGGCtccaaagatataaagaaaaataaaaatgtaacgaACCGAAGCAAAGGAACAGCAGAGAAGCTGCAGCCAGAAGATATCACTCAAATCCAGCCACAGCAGTTGGTTCTGCAGTTACGATCAG GGGAGCCACAGACATTCACACTAAAATTCAAGCGGGCTGAAGACTATCCCATCGATCTCTACTACCTCATGGACCTCTCCTATTCCATGAAAGACGACTTGGAGAATGTGAAAAGTCTGGGAACAGATTTGATGAATGAAATGAGGAGGATCACTTCAGACTTCCGAATTG GGTTTGGCTCTTTCGTGGAGAAAACTGTGATGCCTTACATTAGCACAACACCAGCTAAACTCAGGAACCCTTGCACAAATGAACAGAACTGCACGAGCCCATTTAGCTACAAAAATGTGCTCAGCCTTACTGATAAAGGGGAAGTATTTAATGAACTTGTTGGTAAGCAGCGCATATCTGGAAATTTGGATTCACCAGAAGGTGGCTTTGATGCAATCATGCAAGTTGCAGTTTGTGGA TCACTGATTGGTTGGAGGAATGTGACACGGCTGCTGGTGTTTTCCACGGATGCTGGGTTTCACTTTGCTGGAGATGGGAAACTTGGTGGCATTGTTTTACCGAATGATGGACAGTGTCACCTGGAAAATGATGTGTACACAATGAGCCATTATTAT GATTATCCTTCTATTGCTCACCTTGTCCAGAAACTAAGCGAAAATAACATTCAGACAATTTTCGCAGTTACTGAAGAATTTCAGCCTGTTTACAAG GAACTGAAAaatttgatccctaagtcagcgGTAGGAACATTATCTGCAAATTccagcaatgtgattcagttgATCATCGATGCGTACAAT TCCCTTTCTTCAGaagtcattttggaaaacagcaaATTACCGGAAGGAGTAACGATAAATTACAAGTCTTACTGCAAGAACGGGGTGAATGGAACAGGGGAAAACGGGAGAAAATGCTCTAATATTTCCATTGGGGATGAG gTTCAATTTGAAATTAGCATAACTGCAAATAAATGTCCAAATAAGAACTCTGAAACCATTAAAATTAAGCCTCTGGGCTTCACTGAGGAAGTGGAGATTATCCTTCAGTTCATCTGTGAGTGCGAGTGCCAGAGTGAAGGCATCCCAGGAAGCCCCAAGTGCCACGACGGCAATGGGACCTTCGAGTGTGGGGCCTGCAG GTGCAACGAAGGGCGTGTTGGGAGACATTGCGAATGTAGCACGGATGAGGTGAACAGTGAAGACATGGACGCTTACTGCAGGAAAGAAAACAGTTCAGAAATCTGCAGCAACAACGGAGAGTGTGTCTGTGGACAGTGTGTGTGTAGGAAGAGGGACAATACAAATGAAATTTACTCTGGCAAATTCTGCGAGTGTGATAATTTCAACTGTGATAGATCCAATGGCTTAATATGTGGAG GAAATGGTGTTTGCAAGTGTCGAGTGTGTGAGTGCAACCCTAACTACACCGGCAGCGCCTGTGACTGTTCTCTGGACACCACGTCCTGCATGGCCGTGAATGGACAGATCTGCAATGGCCGCGGCGTCTGCGAGTGTGGGGCCTGCAAGTGTACAGACCCCAAGTTCCAAGGGCCAACCTGTGAGATGTGTCAGACCTGCCTTGGAGTCTGTGCTGAGCATAA aGAATGTGTTCAGTGCCGAGCcttcaataaaggagaaaagaaagacacatGTGCTCAGGAATGTTCACATTTCAACATTACCAAGGTTGAAAATCGGGACAAATTGCCCCAGCCAGGCCAGGTGGATCCCTTGTCCCACTGTAAGGAGAAGGACGTTGACGACTGCTGGTTCTACTTCACATATTCAGTGAATGGGAACAATGAGGCCACTGTTCATGTTGTAGAGACTCCAG AGTGTCCCACTGGCCCAGACATTATTCCGATTGTAGCAGGTGTGGTTGCTGGGATTGTTCTTATTGGCCTTGCATTGCTGCTGATTTGGAAGCTTTTAATGATCATTCATGACAGAAGGGAATTTGccaaatttgaaaaggaaaaaatgaatgcCAAATGGGACACG caAGAAAATCCGATTTACAAGAGTCCTATTAATAATTTCAAGAATCCAAACTATGGACGTAAAGCTGGTCTCTAA
- the ITGB1 gene encoding integrin beta-1 isoform X2 — protein MHLQLIFWIGLISSVCCVFGQADENRCLKANAKSCGECIQAGPNCGWCTNSTFLQEGMPTSARCDDLEALKKKGCHPNDIENPRGSKDIKKNKNVTNRSKGTAEKLQPEDITQIQPQQLVLQLRSGEPQTFTLKFKRAEDYPIDLYYLMDLSYSMKDDLENVKSLGTDLMNEMRRITSDFRIGFGSFVEKTVMPYISTTPAKLRNPCTNEQNCTSPFSYKNVLSLTDKGEVFNELVGKQRISGNLDSPEGGFDAIMQVAVCGSLIGWRNVTRLLVFSTDAGFHFAGDGKLGGIVLPNDGQCHLENDVYTMSHYYDYPSIAHLVQKLSENNIQTIFAVTEEFQPVYKELKNLIPKSAVGTLSANSSNVIQLIIDAYNSLSSEVILENSKLPEGVTINYKSYCKNGVNGTGENGRKCSNISIGDEVQFEISITANKCPNKNSETIKIKPLGFTEEVEIILQFICECECQSEGIPGSPKCHDGNGTFECGACRCNEGRVGRHCECSTDEVNSEDMDAYCRKENSSEICSNNGECVCGQCVCRKRDNTNEIYSGKFCECDNFNCDRSNGLICGGNGVCKCRVCECNPNYTGSACDCSLDTTSCMAVNGQICNGRGVCECGACKCTDPKFQGPTCEMCQTCLGVCAEHKECVQCRAFNKGEKKDTCAQECSHFNITKVENRDKLPQPGQVDPLSHCKEKDVDDCWFYFTYSVNGNNEATVHVVETPECPTGPDIIPIVAGVVAGIVLIGLALLLIWKLLMIIHDRREFAKFEKEKMNAKWDTGENPIYKSAVTTVVNPKYEGK, from the exons ATGCATTTACAACTGATTTTCTGGATTGGATTGATCAGTTCAGTTTGCTGTGTGTTTGGCCAAGCAG atGAAAATAGGTGTTTGAAAGCAAATGCCAAGTCATGTGGGGAGTGTATACAAGCAGGGCCAAATTGTGGATGGTGCACAAATTCA ACATTTTTACAAGAAGGTATGCCTACATCTGCTCGATGTGATGATTTagaagccttaaaaaagaagggctGTCATCCAAATGACATTGAAAATCCCAGAGGCtccaaagatataaagaaaaataaaaatgtaacgaACCGAAGCAAAGGAACAGCAGAGAAGCTGCAGCCAGAAGATATCACTCAAATCCAGCCACAGCAGTTGGTTCTGCAGTTACGATCAG GGGAGCCACAGACATTCACACTAAAATTCAAGCGGGCTGAAGACTATCCCATCGATCTCTACTACCTCATGGACCTCTCCTATTCCATGAAAGACGACTTGGAGAATGTGAAAAGTCTGGGAACAGATTTGATGAATGAAATGAGGAGGATCACTTCAGACTTCCGAATTG GGTTTGGCTCTTTCGTGGAGAAAACTGTGATGCCTTACATTAGCACAACACCAGCTAAACTCAGGAACCCTTGCACAAATGAACAGAACTGCACGAGCCCATTTAGCTACAAAAATGTGCTCAGCCTTACTGATAAAGGGGAAGTATTTAATGAACTTGTTGGTAAGCAGCGCATATCTGGAAATTTGGATTCACCAGAAGGTGGCTTTGATGCAATCATGCAAGTTGCAGTTTGTGGA TCACTGATTGGTTGGAGGAATGTGACACGGCTGCTGGTGTTTTCCACGGATGCTGGGTTTCACTTTGCTGGAGATGGGAAACTTGGTGGCATTGTTTTACCGAATGATGGACAGTGTCACCTGGAAAATGATGTGTACACAATGAGCCATTATTAT GATTATCCTTCTATTGCTCACCTTGTCCAGAAACTAAGCGAAAATAACATTCAGACAATTTTCGCAGTTACTGAAGAATTTCAGCCTGTTTACAAG GAACTGAAAaatttgatccctaagtcagcgGTAGGAACATTATCTGCAAATTccagcaatgtgattcagttgATCATCGATGCGTACAAT TCCCTTTCTTCAGaagtcattttggaaaacagcaaATTACCGGAAGGAGTAACGATAAATTACAAGTCTTACTGCAAGAACGGGGTGAATGGAACAGGGGAAAACGGGAGAAAATGCTCTAATATTTCCATTGGGGATGAG gTTCAATTTGAAATTAGCATAACTGCAAATAAATGTCCAAATAAGAACTCTGAAACCATTAAAATTAAGCCTCTGGGCTTCACTGAGGAAGTGGAGATTATCCTTCAGTTCATCTGTGAGTGCGAGTGCCAGAGTGAAGGCATCCCAGGAAGCCCCAAGTGCCACGACGGCAATGGGACCTTCGAGTGTGGGGCCTGCAG GTGCAACGAAGGGCGTGTTGGGAGACATTGCGAATGTAGCACGGATGAGGTGAACAGTGAAGACATGGACGCTTACTGCAGGAAAGAAAACAGTTCAGAAATCTGCAGCAACAACGGAGAGTGTGTCTGTGGACAGTGTGTGTGTAGGAAGAGGGACAATACAAATGAAATTTACTCTGGCAAATTCTGCGAGTGTGATAATTTCAACTGTGATAGATCCAATGGCTTAATATGTGGAG GAAATGGTGTTTGCAAGTGTCGAGTGTGTGAGTGCAACCCTAACTACACCGGCAGCGCCTGTGACTGTTCTCTGGACACCACGTCCTGCATGGCCGTGAATGGACAGATCTGCAATGGCCGCGGCGTCTGCGAGTGTGGGGCCTGCAAGTGTACAGACCCCAAGTTCCAAGGGCCAACCTGTGAGATGTGTCAGACCTGCCTTGGAGTCTGTGCTGAGCATAA aGAATGTGTTCAGTGCCGAGCcttcaataaaggagaaaagaaagacacatGTGCTCAGGAATGTTCACATTTCAACATTACCAAGGTTGAAAATCGGGACAAATTGCCCCAGCCAGGCCAGGTGGATCCCTTGTCCCACTGTAAGGAGAAGGACGTTGACGACTGCTGGTTCTACTTCACATATTCAGTGAATGGGAACAATGAGGCCACTGTTCATGTTGTAGAGACTCCAG AGTGTCCCACTGGCCCAGACATTATTCCGATTGTAGCAGGTGTGGTTGCTGGGATTGTTCTTATTGGCCTTGCATTGCTGCTGATTTGGAAGCTTTTAATGATCATTCATGACAGAAGGGAATTTGccaaatttgaaaaggaaaaaatgaatgcCAAATGGGACACG